In Anaerobaca lacustris, the DNA window GCAGTCGAGGGGTCTGGCCAGAGCCGGGACGTGCGCTGGGTTCGCAGCCGGATTCCTCCGCTACGGCCTGCCTTTGGCAGTCCTTCGGTCGGAATGACAATCGGCGCGTTCATCTCAGTAGTCCTTGAACTTCCGCATCCACATGGGCCAGTCGTCCGACTGCGCGCCGCCGGCTTTGGTCCAGGGGCCGGCGGTGTCGAAGTGGCGGTGCCACTTGAGAGTCCAGAGTTCTTTGAGGCCTACCTTGCGGACCGACCAATCCATGAACAGGACGTTCACGGCACCGTTGTGGCGATTGATGCACTCGGGATTGCCTGAGCCGAATAGCGATGCCATCGATGCCCTGACAGAGATCGTCGGGATCGCGTCGCATTCCGGCGGGGACGGTCCGAAGCGGCCCCAGTACGACGTGCACCACATCGAAGCGCTGTCGAGCAACAGCGGGACGCGGTCGCGACCTCGGACGTTGTTCGTTTGCCAGATTCGCACCGAACGAGAGTCAGACTCGTCTGAGTCGGGCGCGAAATACGATCCCACAACGCCACTGAGGCCGTAGCTGCCGTAGGATACGCCGCAGCCGTAAGGCGTCCACTCGACATATCCGTGAGACCCGCCGCTCCAGGCCAGGAAAGTCCCGCCGCGGGTTCCCTCCTCGGAATAGACGAATTTCCGGGCCATGGGACAACAGATGATGCTCTCGCCCTCCTCCCGTCCGGCCAGTTCCCACAGCCCCCACATGCCACGGGTGAAGGCCGGGGGATAGATCCTCTCGGGGCTCTTCCAGTCCGGGGACCAGGAACTTCCGTCGTTGTCGTTGGCCGATGCGGCCATAAACGTGCCCCATTGCCGAAGGTTGGACTGACAGACCACGGCCCGCGCCTGGTTGCGGGCGCGCGACAGGGCCGGGAGCAACAGGGCCATCAGCATGGCGAGGATGGAGATGACGACCAGCAGCTCGATC includes these proteins:
- a CDS encoding type II secretion system protein, translated to RTFRLWPDPSTALRSARGDNVNHQSSIINCRAFTLIELLVVISILAMLMALLLPALSRARNQARAVVCQSNLRQWGTFMAASANDNDGSSWSPDWKSPERIYPPAFTRGMWGLWELAGREEGESIICCPMARKFVYSEEGTRGGTFLAWSGGSHGYVEWTPYGCGVSYGSYGLSGVVGSYFAPDSDESDSRSVRIWQTNNVRGRDRVPLLLDSASMWCTSYWGRFGPSPPECDAIPTISVRASMASLFGSGNPECINRHNGAVNVLFMDWSVRKVGLKELWTLKWHRHFDTAGPWTKAGGAQSDDWPMWMRKFKDY